In Eschrichtius robustus isolate mEscRob2 chromosome 11, mEscRob2.pri, whole genome shotgun sequence, the following proteins share a genomic window:
- the DCUN1D5 gene encoding DCN1-like protein 5 isoform X3, producing MCDCTEKLQNKFDFLRSQLNDISSFKNIYRYAFDFARDKDQRSLDIDTAKSMLALLLGRTWPLFSVFYQYLEQSKYRVMNKDQWYNVLEFSRTVHADLSNYDEDGAWPVLLDEFVEWQKVRQTS from the exons at GTGTGACTGCACAGAAAAGTTACAGAACAAATTTGACTTTTTGCGCTCACAGTTGAATGATATTTCTTCATTTAAGAATATCTACAGATATGCCTTTGATTTTGCAAGG gataaagatcagagaagcctTGATATTGATACAGCTAAGTCTATGTTAGCTCTTCTCCTTGGGAGGACATGGCCACTGTTTTCAGTATTTTACCAGTACCTGGAG CAATCAAAGTATCGCGTTATGAACAAAGATCAGTGGTACAATGTGTTAGAATTCAGCAGAACAGTCCATGCCGATCTTAGTAACTATGATGAAGATGGTGCTT GGCCTGTTCTTCTTGATGAATTTGTCGAGTGGCAGAAAGTTCGTCAAACGTCATAG
- the DCUN1D5 gene encoding DCN1-like protein 5 isoform X1: MPVKKKRKSPGVAAAVAEDGGLKKCKISSYCRSQPPARLISGEEHFSSKKCLAWFYEYAGPDEVVGPEGMEKFCEDIGVEPENIIMLVLAWKLEAESMGFFTKEEWLKGMTSLQCDCTEKLQNKFDFLRSQLNDISSFKNIYRYAFDFARDKDQRSLDIDTAKSMLALLLGRTWPLFSVFYQYLEQSKYRVMNKDQWYNVLEFSRTVHADLSNYDEDGAWPVLLDEFVEWQKVRQTS; encoded by the exons ATGCCggtgaagaagaagagaaaatctcCTGGGGTGGCAGCGGCAGTAGCGGAAGACGGAGGCCTCAAAAAGTGTAAAATCTCCAG ctaTTGCAGATCCCAACCCCCTGCTAGACTAATAAGTGGAGAGGAACATTTTTCAAGCAAGAAGTGCCTGGCTTGGTTTTATGAGTATGCAG GTCCTGATGAAGTTGTAGGGccagaaggaatggaaaaatttTGTGAAGACATTGGTGTTGAACCTgaaaat ATTATTATGTTAGTTTTAGCGTGGAAATTGGAGGCTGAAAGCATGGGATTTTTTACCAAGGAAGAATGGTTAAAGGGGATGACTTCATTAca GTGTGACTGCACAGAAAAGTTACAGAACAAATTTGACTTTTTGCGCTCACAGTTGAATGATATTTCTTCATTTAAGAATATCTACAGATATGCCTTTGATTTTGCAAGG gataaagatcagagaagcctTGATATTGATACAGCTAAGTCTATGTTAGCTCTTCTCCTTGGGAGGACATGGCCACTGTTTTCAGTATTTTACCAGTACCTGGAG CAATCAAAGTATCGCGTTATGAACAAAGATCAGTGGTACAATGTGTTAGAATTCAGCAGAACAGTCCATGCCGATCTTAGTAACTATGATGAAGATGGTGCTT GGCCTGTTCTTCTTGATGAATTTGTCGAGTGGCAGAAAGTTCGTCAAACGTCATAG
- the DCUN1D5 gene encoding DCN1-like protein 5 isoform X2, giving the protein MEKFCEDIGVEPENIIMLVLAWKLEAESMGFFTKEEWLKGMTSLQCDCTEKLQNKFDFLRSQLNDISSFKNIYRYAFDFARDKDQRSLDIDTAKSMLALLLGRTWPLFSVFYQYLEQSKYRVMNKDQWYNVLEFSRTVHADLSNYDEDGAWPVLLDEFVEWQKVRQTS; this is encoded by the exons atggaaaaatttTGTGAAGACATTGGTGTTGAACCTgaaaat ATTATTATGTTAGTTTTAGCGTGGAAATTGGAGGCTGAAAGCATGGGATTTTTTACCAAGGAAGAATGGTTAAAGGGGATGACTTCATTAca GTGTGACTGCACAGAAAAGTTACAGAACAAATTTGACTTTTTGCGCTCACAGTTGAATGATATTTCTTCATTTAAGAATATCTACAGATATGCCTTTGATTTTGCAAGG gataaagatcagagaagcctTGATATTGATACAGCTAAGTCTATGTTAGCTCTTCTCCTTGGGAGGACATGGCCACTGTTTTCAGTATTTTACCAGTACCTGGAG CAATCAAAGTATCGCGTTATGAACAAAGATCAGTGGTACAATGTGTTAGAATTCAGCAGAACAGTCCATGCCGATCTTAGTAACTATGATGAAGATGGTGCTT GGCCTGTTCTTCTTGATGAATTTGTCGAGTGGCAGAAAGTTCGTCAAACGTCATAG